The sequence CCGGTTCCCGGCGACTATGACGGCGACGGCAAGACGGATTTCGCGATTTGGCGTTCGGGCGACTGGTGGATCATGCGCAGTTCCGACAGTTCGAGCTATATGATCTCGCTCGGCGCGGCGGGCGACGCTCCGGCGCAGGCCGATTTCGACGGCGACGGCCGGACCGACCCTGCGGTTTATCACGAGGACGGCGCGAACGGCGTCTGGAAGATCCTGCTGAGCACGACGAATCAGGTTTACGAGCAGCAATACGGACTGTCCGACGACACGCCCGCGCCCGCCGATTACGACGGCGACGGCCGCGCCGACCTCGCCGTCCGTCGGGAGACGAACAACACCTTCTACTCGCGCAACAGCAGCAACAGCCAAACCCAGTCGGCGGTAATCGGAACCCTGGGCGACCTGCCCGTCCCGTCCGACTACGACGGCGACGGCCGCGCCGATTACGCCCTCTTCCGGCCCTCCGACACGAAGTGGTACATCCGCGAAAGCTCGACCGGGACCGTCACCCAAACACAATGGGGAATCTCCGGCGACAAGCTTGTCCAGAACGACTACGACGGCGACGGCAAAACCGACCTCGCCGTCTGGCGAGAATCAAACGGCACCTGGTACATCCGCCAGTCGGCGACCAACGGCTCGCTTCGCCAGCAGCAGTTCGGTACCGCCGGAGACATCCCCGTCCCGGCGTTCTACCGCAGGTAGCGCCGGATTACAGTTGTCGTCATCACCCATCGGAAAAACCACCCAAGGACCTGAAATGAGGTAAAGAAAATGAAACGGATAACCGCAGGCTTCGAACTAAGAATACATAAACTCACATTCGCAGTCGCTTTGATCACTCTTCTGTTTGCCGCGACCGCCGACGCTCAGCTTGTGATCGGACCAAATCAGGGAACCAAGCCGTCCGGCAACACGCCGGGTATCGGCGCGGTCAATCCGTACAACGGCAATCTCACGCTCTCGATTCCCCTGTTCAAAGTCGGTGGGCGCGGCGAAGCCGGCTACACGATCAACCATACGTTCGTCCAGAATTGGAGCTTCTATCAGAACATCAACTTCTGGCAGTGCAATATCATACCGCAGTGCGATGTGTCGAGTACCTTTCAGCCGTCCCTCAACTCAGAACCTGGCGAGCCGTCGCTCTCTGGATACGGGGCGCAGGTCACGCGGCCCGGGTACACACCAGGGGTAATGATCGGCAGGCATGCTGCAAGTTATCGGTGGGGAAACGTCAATTACAGCACTGCCTACACGTGGAATACATATCTTCATATGGGTCAGGAGGCGATGATGGCCAAGATTCTTCCCTATTCCGCACAAATCACACCCTATGCAACCCATACCGTCAACTCCATGACCCGATTGTCATTCGTGATGAACGACGGTTCCGAGATCGAACTCCGCGACGTTCAGAGCCAAGGCCAGCCTCAGGTTGAGCGGACCTGCGCACAGGGCGGCTACAATCGCGGCAAGATCTTTGCCTCGGTCGACGGTTCGGGTACCGTTTTCGAATCAGATCAGGACATCCTCGACTGGGATTGCTCGAATGCCGAGCCTTACGGCGTCGGCGCTCCTGCAACCTTCAAGCAGACCTTCAATCCGTCCGGCTATCTGAGGACCGGCGGCGGAATCACGTACCGGATAGACGCCGGAAGCGTCGCCTGGATCCGAGACCGGAACGGCAACAAGATCACCTTTTCCGGAAACACGGTGACCGACTCGCTCGGCCGGCAGGTCAGCTTTTCCGCCAACGGGATCACGTTCGCCGGCTTCGGCGGACAATCAAAATCGATCACCATCCACCGCGATTCGCTCTCCAACGCACTGCGTTCCGGCTATTCGATCAGGACCAAGGCGGAACTGTTCGAACCGCTCGGGATCAACACGATGAGCGGGAACGACAACGATCAGGTCAATCCGGACGTTGTGACATCGATCGAATTGCCCGATGGCCGCGAATACCGTTTCTATTACAACTCGTACGCCGAACTCGCGCGGATCCAAAATCCGGACGGCGGCGCGGTCGAATACGACATGGGGCCCGGTTTCACTTCATCGGCGGGTTGGTTTGGCGCGGATACCGGTGTCCTGGAGAGTTTGACAACGCAGAGGCAGGTATATCGCCGTGTCCTTGAATCAAGGAGTTATCCAAACGGCGGAACAGGAAACGACTACGAAACGCGGACAACGTACAGCCGCGACCCAAGAAACCAACAGACCGGAACGGTGACGGTCGAGTCGCGCGACAATGCGGACAATCTTCTGGCGAAAACGAAGCACTATTACTACGGAAACGTCATTTCGTCGTTCTTCGACTCCTACGTCAATCCGTCGTATTCCGGCCCGTTCAATCAGGGAAAGGAGTACAAGACCGAGGTGTTCTCTTCATCCGGCACGGTTGTGCAGCGGACCGAGCTACTTTGGACGAACAACGTTGCGGTCAGCTGGTGGGCCGCGTTCTGCAACTATCAGTCGCCGTGCCTTGAACAGGAACCGGCGAACAATCCGGTCGTGACGCGGGTGACCACGACGCTGGCCGATTCGAACCAGGTCGCGAAACGCGAGATGGCGTACGACCAGTTCGGCAATCAAACGGACCTCTACGAATACGATTACGGCACGGGATCGCCGGGCGCGTTCCGGCGCCGGACCCACACCGATTACATCGACTCGGCGGCCTATACCGCCGCGACCGGCCCGACTCTCCGGCAACTGCCCTGGCGCAAATGGGTTTCGGGCGACATTGACGGCAATCAGAAGTTCTCGTTGACGACGATCGAATACGATTCATACTCATCGAATCCTCTCGAACCGCGGAGCAATGTGACCGGACACGACACCGCGGCGTTCGGATCGTCTTTCACCACGCGCGGCAACCCGACAAGCGTCACGTCGCTGGCGGACGTTTCGGACGCGGGAAGCGGAGTCACGGTCACGACGAAATACGACGTGCTCGGCAACGCGATCGCCGTAACGGACGCAAACCTAAACACGTCGACGGTCGATTTCACTGACAATTTCGGTTCACCGGACTTTGAGGCGCAGCAGAATTCGGCTCCGACGGAACTCGGCGGTTTGCTAACGTTTGCTTTCCCGCGGTCTGTGACGAATGCGATGGGATGGATCATCGGCTACACGCAATACGATTATTTCACGGGAGCGGTCGTGAACTCCGAAGACATCAACGGGGTGATCACCAAGATCCGGTACGACGATCCGCTGGGAAGACCGACGCAGACCGTTACCGCGGTCGGCACGGACTTCGTGCGGCAGGCAACGACCGTTTACCTGGATGCCGAGCGCAAGCTTGAAACCACCTCGGACCTTTTCGAGCTGGGTGACAACCGGCAACATTCGATTGTTTTCTACGACGGTTTCCGGCGAACGACCGAAACGAGAAAGATCGAGAGCGACGGATATGTTTCGGTCAAAACCGAATACGACGCCCTCGGACGCGTCAAGCGCTTTACCAATCCATACCGGCCGCTGCTGAACGAAACCGAATACTGGACAACTACCTCTTACGACCGATTGAGTCGGATTCTCGAGGTCAGGACGCCGGACAACGCGGTCACGACCACATCATACTTTGGCAATGCGACGACGGTGACGGATCCGGCGGGCGCATCGAGGCGGTCGATAACGGACGCGCTCGGACGATTGACAAGGGTCGACGAGCCGAACGCCGCCGGCAGTCTCGGCGAGATCGCCGCGCCGAACCAGCCGACGTACTATCAATACGATCCGGGCGATAACCTGACGGAGGTTTCACAAACCGGAACGAACGCCGAACAATGCGGGGCGTCGGTGGCCCCCTGTTCGCAAACCCGGTCATTTGTCTACAACGCGCTTTCGCGGCTTGTCTCGGCGACGAATCCTGAATCGGGCACGATTCAGTACGCTTACGATCCGAACGGAAATCTGACATCAAAGACCGACGCGCGGAACATCAGCGCATATTCATATGACCCGATAAACCGGGTGACCGTCCGGAATTACTCGGATTCAACAAATGACGTGAACTTCACCTATGACGATCCGTCCGTTGCGTACTCAAAAGGAAATCTGACGAAGACCGACAACGGCTTCTCGAAGACCGAGGTGACCGAGTTCGACAAGCTCGGCCGCGTGAAAAAAAGCAGGCAGACGACGGACGGGACCGTCTATAATGAGATGGAGTACAAATACAACCTCTCCGGCGCGATGGTTGAAGAGAAATATCCGTCGGGAAGGGTGGTCAGGAATGTGCTCGATAATGACGGAGACCTGTCGATGGTGCAGAGCAAGAAGAACGCCGATTACGGCTTTTGGAACTACGCGAACCATTTCACCTACACCGCCGCCGGCGCGGTCGCATCGATGCAACTCGGCAACGGGACTTGGGAGAAGACCGCCTTCAACTCGCGGCTCCAGCCGACCCAGATCGCGCTCGGGAAGGTTCAGAACACGACCGATCTTCTGAAACTCGATTACACCTACGGCACTGTCGTTAATGGTCAGCTTGATACAACGAAGAACAACGGAAACATCCAGTCGCAGACGATCACGGTTCCGACGGTCGGCACATCGACCGGGTTCATGGCCGTTCAGACCTACAGCTACGACTCGCTGAACCGGATCGAGGACGCGACCGAAGTGGTCACGCCAGCCGGATCGACAACGGCCACGCAGACTTGGAAACAGGATTACACGTTCGACCGTTACGGCAACCGCAATTTCGTCGAAGCGAACACGACGACGATCCCGAGGAACTGCCTCGACAACCAGACGCCGCCGAATCGAGTCATATGCGATGAGGACCGGAAGATTATGAACCCGAGCGTCAACGCGTCGAACAACCGCCTCAGCGCCTCGGACGTCTACCAATTCGACGCCGCCGGCAACACAACGCGCGATTCGCAGAACCGCAAATTCACGTACGATGCCGAGAACAAACAGACAAAGGTCGAAACCGTCGACTCCAACGGAACCGTCACGGGAACGATCGGCGAATATTTTTATGACGGCGACGGACGCAGGGTCAAAAAGATCGCCTATATGAACAATCAGGTCACGGAAACAACCGTCTTCGTCTACGACGCATCTTCAAGCTTGGTGGCAGAATACTCGACCAAATTAAACGATACGCCGCAAGTGGCGTACCTTACCAACGACCACCTCGGCAGCCCGCGCATAAACACCGACGAAAACGGCGCGGTGGCTTCAAGACACGATTACCGTCCGTACGGCGAACAAATCACCGAAAGGACTCACGCTCATTATGTTAACGACGCGATCCGCAAGCAGTTTACAGGTTATGAACGTGACGGCGGAATGGATCTGGATTACGCACAGGCGAGGTCTTACGCTTTCGGACTTGGTCGATTCACCGTCCCGGACAACTTCTTTGCCGATTCCGATCAACGCACCCCGCAGTCGTGGAATTTATACATTTACGTCCGGAACAAACCGTCAATATCGATCGACCCGACCGGTATGATGACCGATTTCATCGACAGGCAAACCGGGCAAAGGACGCACATTGATGACTTCAAAGATCAAGTAATCACCGCAAGCACTAAGGCCATCAAGGGGTTTGTCGACGCATGGAATCGCGGTAATTCGGACCCGGCATACCGAGAAGCATATTACCGCGATCTCGCGCGATTCGAGCGCTCTTGGCATAACCTTCATTTGACCGTTGCCGAATTCGATAGGCTTGCACAAGCAGTTTACGCGGAATCTTCGGGATCGGTTAACGAAGCGTGGGGAATTGTTAACGTTCTTGAAAACAGGGCGGCTGCTGACGGGACCGATCTGATTACGCAGGTCAGCGATGCCCCGGGCTACGGCGTTTATGGCGTACGGGACGCTCGCTACTTTACTGAGTCAGGGCCGGATGCAGAGCAAAAACGTCGGAATGTTCATCGCGGAATTGCCGGGGGAATTCCGGGTGGTGACATCACGAACGGGGCGTATTACTGGCATGGCCGTGATCTCGGTCAGGCGGGATCAGGAGCATACCGCGGCTTCTATTTGGTTGGACTGCGCTTCTCAAGCCAATCACATAATCTATGGAAATTGGCGGACCAAAAATCGGGAAGCAAGAAGTATGACTATAAATACGAAACAACCGGTGTAAGGGGACAAACCACGTTTATTAGATTGACAAGCGCTTGGTTGAGCGCGAACCGGGTGAGTCTATGGAGAGGAAACAAATGATGATACGAAAACGAACGGCATTTGCGGTTCTGTGCATTTCGTTTGCTCTGACCGGATGTCCGCAAGACAGCGAAAATGAAGGAGTCGGGATTAATACCAACAAACGTCCGACGACGAATTCAACGCCGACAACGCCGGAGAGTCGTTCGAATAAGGATGAATTCTTGAGTGTCCGGAAAAAGCGGATCCCGGAATCCGACGCCCCGTGCGAAAGCTGGTTATTGCAAAGAATCAAATCGGAAGAGGGAAGATCCACTGAAATAAGCGAACTGGCGGTTTTCGAAGTCGAAGGAGGAGCATACTCGATCGGCGAACGGTACGATCGGTTGGTTCGATTTACCGGTTCTCGGTCACCTGACGGAAATCCGCCTGCCGACTTCAGGAAGTGGCTTGACGGTATGCAATTGGACACGATAACCGTGTTTGAGTTTCGGGCCGATGGTAGATCCGCGCTTGCATTCCGTTCGCTCGTGTCGGGAGCGACGGGCATCAGCGTTCGGTACTTACAATGGATGGTTCTTTCCGGAAAGCAGCTGGAAGCTTTCGAGAGCTTGTCGAGTAACCCGCAAATGATCTTTTGGGACAAGGAAGAGCAAATCAACTTTTATTCGATCATCGAGAGTGAACCGCAAGCGAATGCCGGAGGCCCTTGGGATATTACACACTCTCGGCTCTCTCCTTCGGGCAAATCCGAAGTCATTCGAGCAGAGAGGAAAGTCGATTGCAAAGCGTCTCGGCAGAGATAATAGTTGCCCCCCTCGGAATACAAGGACGGAGGGCATCCTATTTTGGGGGTCAGCGGAAGGTTCGAGAAGGCTTGGACCTCGACCGATGCCAGCGGGCGACGGTCGCGGTCGATCACGAACGCGCTCGGGCAGCTGATCCGCGTCGATGAGGCGACCGGGATCAGTTCCGATCCAAACGCCGATCTCGGCGCGATCGGCGCTCCGAACCAGCCCACCTTTTACACTTACAACGTTCAGGGAAAATTGGTGAAGGTCCAGCAGGGCAAGCCGGGTGAAACGACCCCGATCCAGTACCGGTATTTCAAATACGATTCTCTGGGCCGCCTGATCCGGGTGATGCAGCCCGAGCAGGAACCGAACGCGAATCTTGCTCTTGCCGATCCGTACAACACATCGGGACAATGGTCGGCGGCGTTCAAATACAACGCGCTCGGGGATCTTGTCCGCGCGACGGACGCCAACGGGGTTTCGATCATAAACGAGTACGACAAGGCAAAGCGCGTCACCAAGCGCTGTTATTCGAAACCGCTGAACTCCACGATCACCGCCACGACCTGCGCCGGTCTCGCGAGCAACGACATCAGCGACAACACGCCCGAAGTCACTTTCCTTTACGACGGACTGCTCGAACCCAATCAGGCTCCGGCGTCGCCGAACTACGCGAAAGGCAAACTGACGCGCGTCTCAAGCTCGGTCTCGGACACGCGCTACACCCAGTTCGACACGCTCGGGCGACTGACCGAGAGCATCCAGCGCACGCCGTTCGGCACCGAATCGGTCGAGAGCGCAACGCCGCGCGTCTCGAAGTACGCCTACAACTTCGCGGGCGCGTTGATCGAGGAAACCTATCCCTCGACACGAGTCGTCCGCTATGAATACGAACCGGACGGCGATCTCAGCCGGATCTGGGGCAAAGCAAATCAGAACGCGCCCGAGAGGACCTACGCCAATTCGTTCTCATACACCGCATCGGGCGGGATCGAGCGGATGAAGCTCGGCAATAACCGATGGGAGACGGCAAAGTTCACCGAGCGGGCGCAGCTGACCGAGATCAGTATCGGCGTCGGTGTGATCGACAACAGCGTCTGGAAGCTCGAATACAAATACGGCGAGCTTGAGTCGGGATCGGTCAACGCGAGCAAGAACACGGGCAATATCGCGCAGATGGTGATGACGGTTGCCGGCATTGCGAATCCGATCGTCCAGAATTACAGATACGATTCGCTTTATCGCCTGACCGAGGCGGAAGAAAAGAACAACACGACCGAAAATGCCGGACAGAACTGGATCCAGCAGTTCCAATACGACCGGTTCGGCAACAGAATCGCGTTCAGCCAGACGCTCAACAAGACATCGGGCGCGGTCCAGACGACCACGACGCCGGTGATCGATCAGGCGACGAACCGGTTTGTCACGACCAATCAGAACTTCCGCTACGACAAAAACGGAAACCTCACCACCGACGGCGACAACCGCGAGGTCATCTTCAACGGCGAGAACAAGCAGCACGAGGTGAAGAATGCCGCAGGCCAGACGATCGGGCGGTATTTTTATGACGGCGAGGGAAAACGTGTCAAGAAAATCACGTGGAACTCCGAAGGCGCGTCGGAAACCACGATCTTCGTCTATTCGGCCGGAAAGCTGGTCGCGGAATATTCGGACACCCAGGTTCCGGTCCCGAACAAGACGACGCGGTATTTGACCGAAGACCATCTCGGCACGCCGCGGGTGATCACGGACAGCGAAGGCAACGTCATCTCCCGACGAGACTTCCTCCCGTTCGGCGAAGAGATCACCCCTGACATCGGCGCCCGGGCCTCGGTCGCGGCCTACCAGCCGACAGCCGACAACGTCAAACAGAAATTCACCGGCTATCAAAAAGACGACGAAACCGGGCTGGATTTCGCCGAAGCCCGAATGTACGAAAACCGCCACGGCAGATTCACGGCGGTCGATCCGCTCCTTGCGTCAGGAAAATCAGCGAATCCGCAGACTTTCAATCGGTATATCTATTGCGGGAATTCTCCCGTGGTTTGCACGGACCCGAGCGGACTGATTTGGGTCTATGACAAAACCGCACCGAGCGGCACGAATCGCCCGGCCTGGATCAGCGCCGAGGAATTCGCAAGGGGTGGCTACGCCGAATGGACCGAATTGGATTACGCAGCGCCCGAAGGTCGTGTCGTGCTAGATTCCCGCGGACCGATGAACCTTGGAAATGGGGACTACTATGCAGGATGGACGCTCAACGGAGTCAGCCAGGGGACCGGAGTCTATGGGAGATCCCCAAGCGAGTCCGAGTACTACTTCGGTCCGCGTTCGGGTTGGGACGGGGCCGCGCGGTGGGAGGCGTGTTGCGATCCCAAAACCATCGCCCTGCGCGATCGCGGCGCTCGTGAAGCGGCGGCGGGAGCGATCGGGGGACAAGTAGGATTCGCATACGACGCCGGCGCATTTGCCGTCAACACCGGCGCTTGGGCCTCAAATCGAGCCTTCGGTACGGACTTTCGAGGGGTTGACTATTACAAACTCGAAGAGCGTGACAAGCCGATTTACGGTCTCCTTTCGGCATATAGCGTTGTACGAGGAGGCTCCGGAATTTATCAGTGGGGACGAGGGTTCCTAACGAGTACGCGCGCGGTTGAAAGCGGTTTCCGCCTCGAAGGTCAACTTGCCCAGATTTTCTCGGAGAGGAAACTCTTTATGAACTGGATCAAGGGAAACCAGAGTCTTTCAAGAATCGAAAGACCTTTGAATAGGGTCGAAGCACAACAAATAATCTATGCCGCGAGAAAGCTAAAGATTCCGATTGATGACAACGGGGCCGGTTTACGCGGATTGGAGAAAACGGGACAATGGGCTGAAATCTCCCACTTTAAGGTTGGGAACGTGCACATTCCAATTGAGCCAGGCATTTGGGCAAGGCTCAAGTTTTGAGTTAGGAGAATCGAACCATAATGAAGAATTACAGAGTCGTGGCGACTTACTCGGATGGCCGCGCGACTTTTGAGTCAAACGGAACCATTGAATATATTTGCGATACTGTCGGTGGACCTTACTTATCCTGGCAGATGTTTGATCAGACCGGCACGTTACTTGGGGGTCGGATTCGCTCGTATTTTCTTGGCACGGGCGTGTCGAATACCGAAGTCGCAATTCAAGCCGTGATTCGCGATATCGAACGCTACCGGATCGGCCGACGTCGTTGCTTTTCAAATATTCGACTGCAGAATTTCTCTTAAGAACGCCAACGGGGTTTCGATCATCAACGAGTACGACAAGGCAAAGCGCGTCACGAAGCGCTGCTACTCGAAACCGAATCTCGACATCACTGTGACAACCTGTGCGGGACTCGGCGAGGATGTCAGCGACAACACGCCGACTGTCGAGAACTTCTACGACGGATTCCTCGCCGCAAGCCAGCCGCCGACGGCCTCGCCCAACTTCGCGAAAGGCAAACTGACGCGCGTCTCAAGCTCGGTCTCGGACACGCGCTACACCCAGTTCGACTCGCTCGGCCGCCTGACCGAAAGCATCCAGCGCACGCCGTTCGGCACCGAAGCGGTCGAGAGCGCAACGCCGCGCGTCTCGAAGTACGCCTACAACTTCGCCGGCGCATTGATCGAGGAAACCTATCCATCAACCCGCGTTGTCCGCTATGAATACGAATCGGACGGCGATCTCAGCCGGATCTGGGGAAAGAAGGATGCGAACGCGCCGGAGAGGACCTATGCCAACTCGTTCTCATACACGCCCGACGGCAAGATCGAACGCCTCAAACTCGGAAACAACCGCTGGGAATGGGCGAAGTTCAACGAGCGGAATCAGGTTACGGAACTCAACCTCGGAGCGGGCGTCACGGACGCGAGTCTCTGGAAGCTCACCTATCATTACGGAGAACTGAATGCTGACGGCCGTACGGTCGATGCTGCGAAGAATACCGGCAACATCGCGATGCAGACCGTCTCGTTTGCGGGACTGACCGAGCCGTTCGTTCAGACCTATCGATACGATTCGCTTTACCGCGTAACCGA is a genomic window of Acidobacteriota bacterium containing:
- a CDS encoding VCBS repeat-containing protein, with amino-acid sequence MSQKSKSEITDQSFDTKRPNWLFLLIIAVVALGVFGTGMSFLEQSAKDEMLARKAPGYQPSLFGRVNPFLPTPSPTPAPQLSKELIYAGQRLLAVEDANANAAPPADLAVWRPSSGVWWVLGANQQSTSQQWGLSNDVPVPGDYDGDGKTDFAIWRSGDWWIMRSSDSSSYMISLGAAGDAPAQADFDGDGRTDPAVYHEDGANGVWKILLSTTNQVYEQQYGLSDDTPAPADYDGDGRADLAVRRETNNTFYSRNSSNSQTQSAVIGTLGDLPVPSDYDGDGRADYALFRPSDTKWYIRESSTGTVTQTQWGISGDKLVQNDYDGDGKTDLAVWRESNGTWYIRQSATNGSLRQQQFGTAGDIPVPAFYRR
- a CDS encoding RHS repeat protein, with protein sequence MKRITAGFELRIHKLTFAVALITLLFAATADAQLVIGPNQGTKPSGNTPGIGAVNPYNGNLTLSIPLFKVGGRGEAGYTINHTFVQNWSFYQNINFWQCNIIPQCDVSSTFQPSLNSEPGEPSLSGYGAQVTRPGYTPGVMIGRHAASYRWGNVNYSTAYTWNTYLHMGQEAMMAKILPYSAQITPYATHTVNSMTRLSFVMNDGSEIELRDVQSQGQPQVERTCAQGGYNRGKIFASVDGSGTVFESDQDILDWDCSNAEPYGVGAPATFKQTFNPSGYLRTGGGITYRIDAGSVAWIRDRNGNKITFSGNTVTDSLGRQVSFSANGITFAGFGGQSKSITIHRDSLSNALRSGYSIRTKAELFEPLGINTMSGNDNDQVNPDVVTSIELPDGREYRFYYNSYAELARIQNPDGGAVEYDMGPGFTSSAGWFGADTGVLESLTTQRQVYRRVLESRSYPNGGTGNDYETRTTYSRDPRNQQTGTVTVESRDNADNLLAKTKHYYYGNVISSFFDSYVNPSYSGPFNQGKEYKTEVFSSSGTVVQRTELLWTNNVAVSWWAAFCNYQSPCLEQEPANNPVVTRVTTTLADSNQVAKREMAYDQFGNQTDLYEYDYGTGSPGAFRRRTHTDYIDSAAYTAATGPTLRQLPWRKWVSGDIDGNQKFSLTTIEYDSYSSNPLEPRSNVTGHDTAAFGSSFTTRGNPTSVTSLADVSDAGSGVTVTTKYDVLGNAIAVTDANLNTSTVDFTDNFGSPDFEAQQNSAPTELGGLLTFAFPRSVTNAMGWIIGYTQYDYFTGAVVNSEDINGVITKIRYDDPLGRPTQTVTAVGTDFVRQATTVYLDAERKLETTSDLFELGDNRQHSIVFYDGFRRTTETRKIESDGYVSVKTEYDALGRVKRFTNPYRPLLNETEYWTTTSYDRLSRILEVRTPDNAVTTTSYFGNATTVTDPAGASRRSITDALGRLTRVDEPNAAGSLGEIAAPNQPTYYQYDPGDNLTEVSQTGTNAEQCGASVAPCSQTRSFVYNALSRLVSATNPESGTIQYAYDPNGNLTSKTDARNISAYSYDPINRVTVRNYSDSTNDVNFTYDDPSVAYSKGNLTKTDNGFSKTEVTEFDKLGRVKKSRQTTDGTVYNEMEYKYNLSGAMVEEKYPSGRVVRNVLDNDGDLSMVQSKKNADYGFWNYANHFTYTAAGAVASMQLGNGTWEKTAFNSRLQPTQIALGKVQNTTDLLKLDYTYGTVVNGQLDTTKNNGNIQSQTITVPTVGTSTGFMAVQTYSYDSLNRIEDATEVVTPAGSTTATQTWKQDYTFDRYGNRNFVEANTTTIPRNCLDNQTPPNRVICDEDRKIMNPSVNASNNRLSASDVYQFDAAGNTTRDSQNRKFTYDAENKQTKVETVDSNGTVTGTIGEYFYDGDGRRVKKIAYMNNQVTETTVFVYDASSSLVAEYSTKLNDTPQVAYLTNDHLGSPRINTDENGAVASRHDYRPYGEQITERTHAHYVNDAIRKQFTGYERDGGMDLDYAQARSYAFGLGRFTVPDNFFADSDQRTPQSWNLYIYVRNKPSISIDPTGMMTDFIDRQTGQRTHIDDFKDQVITASTKAIKGFVDAWNRGNSDPAYREAYYRDLARFERSWHNLHLTVAEFDRLAQAVYAESSGSVNEAWGIVNVLENRAAADGTDLITQVSDAPGYGVYGVRDARYFTESGPDAEQKRRNVHRGIAGGIPGGDITNGAYYWHGRDLGQAGSGAYRGFYLVGLRFSSQSHNLWKLADQKSGSKKYDYKYETTGVRGQTTFIRLTSAWLSANRVSLWRGNK